A window of Cryptomeria japonica chromosome 3, Sugi_1.0, whole genome shotgun sequence contains these coding sequences:
- the LOC131045453 gene encoding uncharacterized protein LOC131045453: MDGIEQEVRRVGEVRNEQPRQEEQPRNEIPRAEEQLGHRARIEEELAKDLKRIAPPTFNGNTIDDGVEAWVIEMGKYFELHNMSNETKAVWVAYQLTGEPATWWDNEKSKKKLQPGDITWEIFLQSFRKRRLPQLFFDTKMTEFQNLTQGGMTVTQYWEKFTNLLKYVP, translated from the coding sequence ATGGATGGAATTGAACAAGAAGTTCGAAGAGTTGGTGAGGTTCGAAATGAACAACCTCGTCAGGAAGAGCAACCTAGAAATGAAATTCCTAGAGCTGAGGAACAACTTGGTCATCGAGCTAGGATTGAAGAGGAGCTAGCCAAAGACTTGAAAAGGATAGCCCCACCTACGTTCAATGGTAATACCATTGATGATGGTGTTGAAGCTTGGGTAATTGAGATGGGGAAGTATTTTGAACTTCATAACATGTCTAATGAAACTAAAGCAGTATGGGTTGCTTATCAGCTTACTGGAGAACCTGCGACATGGTGGGACAATGAGAAATCTAAGAAGAAGTTACAACCTGGTGATATTACTTGGGAAATATTTTTgcaatcatttaggaagaggaggcTTCCTCAGTTATTCTTCGACACGAAGATGACTGAATTCCAGAATCTGACGCAAGGTGGAATGACAGTTACTCAATATTGGGAGAAGTTCACCAATCTCCTAAAGTATGTTCCATAG